From Skermanella sp. TT6, a single genomic window includes:
- a CDS encoding hybrid sensor histidine kinase/response regulator: protein MQMDYESAAEALPLTRRTLVGLLDLAAHAMGAPVAVLCLDGAGSISVAACFGIPDDRAEALAPDLTGLRDRLDASGLLVGPLPLGGSPAAGLQVLAGAAVAGPGGETLGNLWLCGPAGKFDPDRRQVESLRRIAGLIGIEIAEQVAMDGRLAAARAEAERATRAKSRFLSAANHDLRQPYQAIHLFLHLLQTKLSDTGQQSLVTRIQEAVQSGETLLTSLLELSTLDAGTVRPAVARVAVGETLERMIREFEGPALAKGLRLRYVPCTATVVTDTVLLERMLKHLIGNAVRFTTKGSILIGCRRRGDRLRIEVWDTGPGIPEDKRAAVFEEFVQIAGVGPRDRGRGLGLGLAIVERTARLLGHGINVRSVVGKGSVFALSIRIAKDVAEQPVPDRISVLLLGDDPVQVTALRVMLESWNCPVATAAAPEAGAAPPDVVIAELRPEGGGNGLEVVDAVRRRAGRAIPGVVISGEGGPERVKLLGDADVSVLLRPFGPDHLKNVLEAVLMRPVGPR from the coding sequence ATGCAGATGGATTATGAGAGCGCCGCGGAGGCACTCCCGCTCACTCGCCGAACGCTTGTCGGCTTGCTGGATCTCGCCGCCCATGCCATGGGGGCGCCGGTGGCCGTGCTGTGCCTCGACGGCGCCGGATCGATCTCCGTCGCCGCCTGTTTCGGCATCCCCGACGACAGGGCGGAGGCGCTGGCGCCGGACTTGACGGGGCTCCGCGACCGCCTGGACGCCTCCGGCCTGCTGGTCGGGCCGCTGCCGCTCGGCGGCAGTCCCGCCGCGGGCCTCCAGGTCCTGGCGGGGGCCGCCGTCGCCGGACCCGGAGGGGAGACGTTGGGCAACCTCTGGCTTTGCGGACCCGCCGGCAAGTTCGATCCGGACCGGCGGCAAGTCGAGAGCCTGCGCCGGATCGCCGGGCTGATCGGTATCGAGATCGCCGAACAGGTCGCCATGGACGGCCGGCTGGCGGCCGCCAGGGCGGAAGCGGAACGGGCGACGCGGGCCAAGTCGCGCTTCCTGTCCGCGGCCAACCACGACCTGCGCCAGCCTTATCAGGCCATCCACCTGTTCCTTCACCTGCTGCAGACCAAGCTTTCCGACACGGGCCAGCAGTCGCTGGTCACCCGCATCCAGGAAGCGGTGCAGTCGGGCGAGACGCTGCTGACCTCGCTGCTGGAATTGTCCACGCTTGACGCCGGGACCGTGCGGCCGGCCGTGGCCAGGGTCGCCGTGGGCGAGACGCTGGAGCGGATGATCCGGGAGTTCGAGGGGCCGGCCCTGGCCAAGGGATTGCGTCTGCGCTACGTGCCGTGCACCGCCACCGTCGTCACCGATACGGTGCTGCTGGAGCGGATGCTCAAGCACCTGATCGGCAATGCCGTCCGCTTCACGACCAAGGGCAGCATCCTGATCGGCTGCCGGCGGCGCGGCGACCGCCTGCGGATCGAGGTCTGGGATACCGGCCCGGGCATCCCTGAGGACAAACGGGCTGCCGTTTTCGAGGAGTTCGTCCAGATCGCCGGCGTGGGACCGCGCGACCGGGGGCGGGGGCTCGGCCTGGGGCTGGCGATCGTGGAGCGGACCGCGCGGCTGCTCGGCCATGGCATAAACGTCAGGTCGGTCGTGGGGAAGGGATCCGTCTTCGCCCTCTCGATCCGCATCGCCAAAGACGTCGCCGAACAGCCGGTGCCGGATCGGATCTCGGTCCTGCTCCTGGGCGACGACCCCGTCCAGGTGACCGCGCTGCGGGTCATGCTGGAAAGCTGGAATTGCCCGGTCGCCACGGCCGCGGCACCGGAAGCCGGCGCCGCCCCTCCGGATGTCGTGATCGCCGAGCTTAGGCCGGAAGGCGGCGGCAACGGCCTGGAGGTGGTCGATGCGGTACGCCGGCGCGCGGGACGGGCGATCCCCGGCGTCGTGATCTCGGGCGAGGGCGGGCCGGAGCGCGTGAAGCTGCTGGGAGACGCCGACGTCTCCGTGCTGCTGAGGCCGTTCGGTCCGGATCATCTGAAGAACGTGCTGGAGGCCGTACTGATGCGCCCGGTCGGACCGCGATGA
- a CDS encoding MotA/TolQ/ExbB proton channel family protein codes for MHHWLLWSRFVALNMVGVAGLFLVWVNGWVDRVLVADSSRISVLIFLLFVVGLMASAWRINKVTQELDNLRTGNTPISEGGRLATYRRALETGGASATRALELRLFSRIAFIRHIANALVLLGLVGTVVGFIIALGQVNAANASDVNAIGGIVGTLIEGMGVALYTTLVGSVLNLWLAANYQLLATGTANLAAALIDAGHA; via the coding sequence ATGCACCACTGGCTGTTGTGGAGCCGGTTCGTCGCCTTGAACATGGTCGGCGTCGCCGGGCTGTTTCTCGTCTGGGTCAATGGGTGGGTCGATCGCGTCCTGGTGGCGGACAGCAGCCGGATCAGCGTGCTCATCTTTCTGCTCTTCGTCGTCGGCCTGATGGCCAGCGCCTGGCGCATCAACAAGGTGACGCAGGAACTCGACAACCTGCGGACCGGCAACACCCCGATCTCCGAAGGCGGGCGGCTCGCGACCTACCGGCGGGCCCTGGAGACCGGCGGCGCCAGCGCCACGCGCGCGCTCGAACTCCGGCTCTTCTCCCGCATCGCCTTCATCCGGCACATCGCCAACGCCCTCGTGCTGCTCGGGCTGGTCGGCACGGTGGTCGGGTTCATCATCGCCCTGGGGCAGGTGAACGCGGCCAACGCCAGCGACGTCAACGCCATCGGCGGCATCGTCGGCACCCTGATCGAGGGCATGGGCGTGGCCCTTTACACGACCCTGGTCGGCTCCGTCCTCAACCTCTGGCTGGCGGCGAACTACCAGCTCCTGGCCACCGGCACGGCGAACCTCGCCGCCGCGTTGATTGACGCCGGCCATGCATGA